A genome region from Tolypothrix sp. PCC 7712 includes the following:
- a CDS encoding ATP-binding protein has protein sequence MARSLRVAPEYIKTVKSAPLRNGYPSQQSLAADSGISLSTVKNFLSGKPVDYLNFVELSDKLGLNWQEIASKELETQPSTPQPTNGEASPFITGSPITQPRHFFGREKELKRLFHLLKRHPLQNAAIIGKKRSGKTSLLHYLKNITTTPASQLRLNQKSDWLPNPESYQWIFIDLQDARMQNREGLLKYILESLKLQIPNPCDLDYFMDVVSSNLHQPTVILLDEIGVGLQRCPELDDGFWESLRSLATNHTGGNLAFILATPESPIELAYSTGHSSPFFNIFGYTAYLGALTEAEARELIASSPIPFDAEDVEWIFNQSQRLPILLQILCRERLFTLEEGEEDENWREEALIQLQPFANLLDKEKEG, from the coding sequence ATGGCGCGATCGCTTCGGGTAGCTCCAGAGTATATTAAAACAGTTAAGTCAGCACCTTTGCGGAATGGCTATCCCAGCCAGCAGTCATTGGCTGCTGATTCAGGAATTTCTCTATCCACCGTTAAAAACTTTCTGAGCGGTAAACCTGTCGATTATCTCAATTTTGTAGAACTTAGCGACAAGTTGGGATTAAATTGGCAAGAAATTGCATCCAAAGAACTAGAAACTCAACCATCTACACCCCAGCCAACCAACGGCGAAGCCTCACCCTTCATTACTGGCTCACCCATTACTCAACCACGTCACTTTTTTGGACGCGAGAAAGAACTAAAACGCCTCTTCCACTTACTCAAACGCCATCCCCTGCAAAACGCCGCCATCATCGGTAAAAAGCGCAGTGGTAAAACATCTCTGCTACATTACCTCAAAAATATCACCACCACCCCAGCATCACAGCTACGTCTTAATCAAAAGTCTGATTGGCTACCAAATCCAGAAAGTTATCAGTGGATTTTCATAGACTTGCAAGACGCAAGAATGCAGAATCGCGAAGGATTGCTCAAGTACATTTTAGAATCCTTGAAACTGCAAATACCAAACCCTTGCGACTTAGATTATTTTATGGATGTAGTCAGCAGTAACTTGCATCAACCCACAGTCATTTTATTAGATGAAATTGGCGTGGGATTGCAACGCTGTCCAGAATTAGATGATGGATTTTGGGAAAGCTTGCGTTCCTTAGCGACTAACCACACAGGCGGAAATCTGGCGTTTATCTTAGCTACTCCAGAATCACCAATTGAACTGGCGTACAGTACCGGACATAGTTCACCCTTCTTTAATATTTTTGGCTACACCGCATATTTAGGAGCATTGACAGAAGCAGAAGCGCGAGAATTAATAGCCAGTTCCCCCATTCCTTTTGATGCTGAGGATGTAGAGTGGATTTTCAATCAAAGTCAGCGTTTGCCAATTTTATTACAAATTCTCTGTAGGGAAAGATTATTTACTTTAGAAGAAGGTGAGGAAGATGAAAATTGGCGAGAAGAAGCTTTAATACAGCTTCAGCCATTTGCTAATTTGCTAGATAAAGAAAAGGAGGGCTGA
- a CDS encoding GIY-YIG nuclease family protein encodes MNQQYYLYIMTNKYNNVLYTGVTNDLQRRVYEHKSKLIEGFTKKYNITKLVYYEIFDDAYTAISREKQIKAGSRQKKIDLVNGVNNEWKDLYEEL; translated from the coding sequence ATGAATCAACAATATTATCTGTACATTATGACAAATAAATATAATAATGTGCTTTATACAGGAGTAACCAACGATTTACAAAGAAGAGTTTACGAACATAAATCGAAATTGATAGAGGGATTTACTAAAAAATACAATATTACCAAATTAGTTTATTACGAAATTTTTGACGATGCCTATACAGCGATTAGTAGAGAAAAGCAGATTAAAGCTGGCTCTAGGCAAAAGAAGATTGATTTAGTTAATGGTGTAAATAATGAATGGAAAGATTTATATGAGGAATTGTAG
- a CDS encoding AAA family ATPase has translation MASPNIPHNAYTNAPQQHPNLILGSLQLLFWLFFRPAAWRNHLKRIDSTLDTDISLITFIGQGRWRNLALWRLFIQGYIILPILVNLLLGLVLWALGTPTATIFISVPFGLAVGLVVGLVFGLAVGLAFVLAFGLAFILAFAWTFGLVFVLAFGLAFGLTFGLAFGWTFGLAVGWAVSLVTGLTFGLGVGLAFGLAVGLVGGLAVGLVFGLAVGLGLTIHSWRPFLSFPFLTVWNYRLFRLDKIRNAKSPCVFRYHSAFWDEWQRLHLLGLDEYLLFVIENNPVEGKAALEYLSTSHQRWAVQAVQIELDARSLENCGDVDAIRQVHHRLANGELESPVRTLLNIFSRISEDVNAALNQTTTYNKRLALSPIIDRLDVNLQEFTRSSDKYTIRFRPIAKSWREIIAKHTEELAKATELLQEIDSPYITGNPITLEQGIFTGRNDIGTRIEQLLLDRRRPPLLLYGQRRMGKTSLLNNLGKLLPNTIIPMFVDLQGAPSSASNHAGFLYNLTREMVKSAKQQGVTLPPLTREELTSDPFTSFDEWLDTVEQVLEENTALLMLDEFEVLDSAITKGRFDEQDILGMLRHLIQHRPRFKVLLAGSHTIEEYQRWASYLINVQVVHISYLKEAEARQLIERPVKDFTLRYEPDAVERVLQLTRCHPFLIQLLCAEIIALKNEQDPSVRRLATLADVEAAIPEAFKSGGFFFADIQNNQVDDHGRGILRFIAAQGEGAMVNIQAISQLFPNADQTLKLLLQRELIEEIGQDYGFSVELIRRWFTL, from the coding sequence ATGGCATCGCCAAACATACCCCACAACGCCTACACCAATGCACCGCAACAGCACCCTAACTTGATACTGGGTAGCCTACAACTGCTGTTTTGGCTCTTCTTCCGTCCTGCAGCCTGGCGTAACCACCTCAAACGCATTGACTCAACGTTAGACACCGATATCTCTTTAATTACCTTTATAGGACAAGGAAGATGGCGAAATCTTGCTCTGTGGAGACTTTTTATCCAGGGATATATCATCTTACCTATCCTGGTTAACTTACTGCTGGGTTTGGTGCTGTGGGCATTAGGTACACCAACTGCAACTATATTTATTAGCGTACCGTTCGGCTTGGCGGTAGGCTTGGTAGTGGGCTTGGTGTTCGGCTTGGCGGTAGGCTTGGCGTTTGTCTTGGCGTTCGGCTTGGCGTTTATCTTGGCATTTGCTTGGACGTTTGGCTTGGTGTTTGTCTTAGCGTTTGGCTTAGCGTTCGGCTTGACGTTTGGCTTGGCGTTCGGTTGGACGTTTGGCTTGGCGGTAGGCTGGGCGGTAAGCTTGGTGACAGGCTTGACGTTTGGCTTGGGGGTAGGCTTGGCATTCGGCTTGGCGGTAGGCTTGGTGGGAGGCTTGGCGGTAGGTTTGGTATTCGGCTTGGCAGTAGGCTTGGGTTTAACTATTCACTCATGGCGACCTTTCTTATCCTTTCCATTTCTCACAGTATGGAATTATCGACTCTTCAGATTAGACAAAATACGTAATGCTAAAAGTCCTTGTGTATTTCGCTATCACTCTGCATTCTGGGATGAATGGCAGCGTTTACATCTATTGGGCTTAGATGAGTATCTGCTTTTTGTCATCGAAAATAACCCAGTTGAAGGAAAAGCAGCCTTAGAATACTTGAGTACCAGTCATCAACGCTGGGCAGTTCAAGCAGTCCAAATTGAACTGGATGCTAGAAGTTTAGAAAACTGCGGCGATGTAGATGCTATCCGTCAAGTTCATCATAGATTGGCAAATGGCGAACTTGAAAGCCCAGTTCGCACTCTACTTAACATTTTCAGTCGTATCAGCGAAGATGTGAATGCTGCACTGAATCAAACAACTACTTACAACAAACGCCTAGCCCTCAGTCCTATCATTGACCGTTTAGACGTAAACTTGCAGGAATTTACTCGCAGTAGCGACAAATACACAATCCGTTTCCGTCCCATTGCCAAAAGTTGGCGTGAAATCATAGCCAAGCATACAGAAGAACTGGCAAAAGCTACCGAACTCCTTCAAGAAATTGACTCACCTTACATTACTGGTAATCCCATTACACTAGAGCAAGGAATTTTCACAGGTCGTAATGACATTGGTACACGCATTGAGCAATTACTTCTAGACCGCCGTCGTCCACCTTTGCTACTCTACGGTCAGCGGCGTATGGGTAAAACTTCTCTACTCAATAACTTAGGAAAGCTGCTACCTAATACCATCATCCCCATGTTTGTAGACTTGCAAGGCGCACCCTCATCAGCTAGCAACCACGCAGGTTTTCTCTACAATCTGACAAGAGAAATGGTGAAATCAGCAAAACAGCAAGGTGTTACCCTACCACCCCTCACCCGCGAAGAGCTAACCTCTGACCCCTTTACCAGCTTTGACGAATGGCTAGATACAGTAGAACAGGTACTTGAAGAAAATACCGCCTTGCTAATGCTAGATGAGTTCGAGGTGCTAGACAGTGCCATAACCAAAGGACGCTTTGATGAGCAAGATATTCTAGGAATGCTGCGTCACCTCATCCAACATCGTCCCCGATTTAAGGTGTTGCTAGCTGGTTCCCATACAATTGAAGAATATCAACGCTGGGCTAGTTATCTCATTAATGTGCAGGTAGTGCATATCTCATACCTGAAAGAAGCAGAAGCGCGACAACTCATTGAACGCCCTGTAAAAGATTTTACCCTACGCTATGAACCTGACGCGGTTGAGCGAGTTTTGCAACTTACCCGTTGTCACCCGTTTTTGATACAACTACTTTGTGCAGAAATTATCGCCCTCAAAAATGAGCAAGACCCCTCTGTTCGCAGGTTGGCGACTTTAGCTGATGTAGAAGCAGCAATTCCCGAAGCTTTTAAAAGTGGCGGTTTCTTCTTCGCTGATATTCAAAATAACCAAGTAGATGATCATGGTAGGGGAATTTTACGCTTCATTGCAGCCCAAGGGGAAGGGGCGATGGTGAATATTCAAGCTATATCGCAACTGTTTCCTAATGCTGATCAGACTCTCAAGTTGCTGCTGCAAAGGGAGTTGATTGAGGAAATTGGGCAAGATTATGGCTTTAGTGTGGAGTTGATTCGCCGTTGGTTTACTCTGTAA
- the sppA gene encoding signal peptide peptidase SppA codes for MRTFVQQTFASLVGSLLGLIIFSGIGTTGLFLLLFAAASSKDTGPEVKDKSMIVFDLSMNITDGEPKTDGFIEKVVSGVEENRMGLRSVLDTLEKARRDPRIVGIYLDASQAGSNGAGYASLKEIRQELQQFRAAGKKVIAYGKDWDEKDYYLSSVADTVVLNPLGMMEVNGLSSQPMFLAGALEKYGIGVQVVRVGKFKGAVEPFILKQLSPENREQTQKLLDDVWREWRVAVGGSRKMGADKLQAIADNQAVLEAPQAKSNGLVDRVAYLDEVVSDLKKLTDSDKDDKTFRQISLSEYAQVPGKTLGVERKSKNKIAVVYAEGEIVDGKGGDGEVGGDRYAKIFNKLRQDDDIKAVILRVNSPGGSATAAEVMQREVRLTRQVKPVVVSMGDVAASGGYWIASDSNRIFAEPNTITGSIGVFGLLFNGQKLANDHGVTWDSVKTGRYADSQTVSRPKSPEELALYQRSVNRIYNMFLNKVSQGRKLPGTRVAEIAQGRVWSGTAAKEIGLVDEIGGLSAAIEYAAKQAKLGKDWQVKEYPQNSSFEERFFGISTQEARSVLGIPKAQVKQSNPLTAEFAKLQEELSVMQKMNDPQGVYARLPFNLKIE; via the coding sequence ATGCGTACTTTTGTTCAACAAACCTTTGCCAGCTTGGTTGGCAGCTTATTAGGACTTATTATTTTTAGTGGTATTGGTACTACTGGACTATTTTTATTGCTATTTGCTGCTGCTAGTTCTAAAGATACGGGGCCGGAAGTCAAAGATAAATCTATGATTGTTTTTGACTTATCAATGAACATCACCGATGGCGAACCAAAAACTGATGGCTTTATTGAGAAGGTAGTCTCAGGTGTAGAAGAAAACAGAATGGGACTTCGCAGCGTTTTGGATACCTTAGAAAAGGCGCGACGCGATCCAAGAATTGTAGGTATTTATCTAGATGCAAGCCAGGCGGGAAGTAATGGTGCAGGTTATGCATCCTTAAAGGAAATTCGCCAAGAATTGCAGCAGTTCCGTGCGGCGGGGAAAAAGGTAATAGCTTATGGTAAAGACTGGGACGAAAAAGATTATTATCTCAGTTCCGTAGCCGATACTGTTGTGCTGAATCCCTTGGGGATGATGGAAGTTAACGGTTTAAGTTCTCAGCCGATGTTTCTGGCTGGTGCATTAGAGAAATATGGGATTGGGGTACAGGTGGTGCGCGTCGGGAAATTTAAAGGCGCAGTCGAACCCTTTATTTTGAAACAACTGAGTCCAGAAAACCGCGAACAAACGCAGAAATTGTTAGATGATGTTTGGCGAGAATGGCGCGTTGCTGTGGGTGGAAGTCGCAAAATGGGCGCAGACAAATTACAGGCGATCGCAGATAATCAAGCAGTATTAGAAGCACCACAAGCCAAGTCTAATGGTTTAGTAGATCGGGTAGCTTATCTTGATGAAGTGGTAAGCGATTTGAAAAAATTAACCGATAGCGATAAAGATGATAAAACCTTCCGCCAAATTAGCCTCAGTGAATACGCCCAAGTTCCTGGGAAAACATTGGGTGTAGAACGCAAATCCAAAAATAAAATTGCTGTAGTCTATGCAGAAGGCGAGATAGTTGATGGTAAAGGTGGCGATGGTGAAGTAGGAGGCGATCGCTATGCGAAAATCTTCAACAAACTCCGCCAAGACGATGATATCAAAGCTGTGATTTTGCGAGTTAATAGTCCTGGTGGTAGCGCTACAGCCGCCGAAGTCATGCAACGCGAAGTGCGATTAACTCGTCAAGTCAAACCAGTAGTAGTTTCTATGGGAGATGTCGCCGCCTCTGGTGGTTACTGGATAGCTAGCGATTCTAACCGGATTTTTGCTGAACCCAATACTATTACAGGTTCCATTGGCGTATTTGGTTTACTATTCAACGGACAAAAATTAGCCAATGATCATGGTGTTACCTGGGATTCTGTGAAAACTGGACGTTATGCTGATAGTCAAACGGTTTCGCGTCCCAAATCACCCGAAGAGTTAGCACTTTATCAGCGCAGTGTTAACCGCATTTACAATATGTTCCTCAATAAAGTATCTCAAGGTCGCAAACTCCCAGGAACCAGAGTAGCAGAAATTGCCCAAGGTAGAGTTTGGTCTGGTACAGCCGCCAAAGAAATTGGTTTAGTCGATGAAATTGGCGGATTGAGTGCAGCGATAGAATATGCAGCCAAACAAGCAAAACTCGGCAAAGATTGGCAAGTCAAAGAATATCCCCAAAATAGCAGCTTTGAAGAACGCTTTTTTGGCATATCCACCCAAGAAGCGCGCAGTGTTTTAGGAATTCCCAAGGCGCAGGTAAAACAATCCAATCCCCTCACCGCCGAATTTGCCAAACTCCAAGAGGAATTATCAGTTATGCAAAAAATGAACGATCCCCAAGGAGTCTACGCACGTTTACCATTTAACCTCAAAATTGAGTAG
- the fni gene encoding type 2 isopentenyl-diphosphate Delta-isomerase: MNVPTSISAQTQSRKAEHIRICLEEDVQCHEITSGLERYRFSHSCLPELDRNDIDISTNFLGKQLGAPLLISSMTGGTEEAGIINRRLAEVAQEYKIAMGVGSQRVAVEKPQVADTFAVRKYAPDVLLLANLGAVQLNYKYGLAECLRVIEILEADALILHLNPLQECIQSKGDTNFRGLLDKICILCNELPVPVIVKEVGNGISAVMAEKLLAAGVKAIDVAGAGGTSWAKVESERADNALQRRLGKTFADWGLPTADCITAIRAIAPDVPLIASGGLRHGLDVAKAIALGADIAGLAMPFLQAAALSEAAVKDLVEVLIAEITTVLFCTGNATLEQLKLSGSLQRIQ; encoded by the coding sequence GTGAACGTTCCTACCAGCATCTCGGCACAAACTCAGTCTCGGAAAGCTGAACATATTCGTATCTGTTTAGAAGAAGATGTTCAATGTCACGAAATAACTAGTGGATTGGAACGCTATCGTTTCAGCCATTCTTGTTTACCAGAATTAGACCGCAATGATATTGATATCAGTACTAATTTCTTGGGAAAACAGCTAGGCGCGCCTCTGTTAATTTCTTCTATGACAGGGGGAACTGAAGAAGCGGGAATTATTAACCGCCGCTTGGCAGAAGTGGCTCAAGAGTACAAAATTGCTATGGGTGTGGGTTCTCAGCGTGTAGCGGTGGAGAAACCCCAGGTGGCTGATACTTTTGCGGTTCGCAAGTATGCTCCTGATGTGTTGTTACTGGCGAATTTGGGGGCTGTGCAACTTAACTATAAATATGGTTTGGCTGAATGTCTGCGCGTCATCGAGATTTTAGAAGCTGATGCTTTGATTTTGCACCTCAACCCTCTACAAGAATGCATTCAATCCAAGGGAGATACGAATTTTCGCGGACTGCTTGACAAGATATGTATATTGTGCAATGAACTGCCAGTGCCAGTGATTGTCAAGGAAGTAGGTAATGGAATTTCTGCAGTTATGGCGGAAAAATTGCTAGCGGCGGGAGTTAAGGCGATTGATGTGGCGGGTGCAGGGGGTACATCTTGGGCTAAGGTGGAAAGCGAACGGGCGGATAATGCTTTGCAACGTCGTTTAGGTAAGACTTTTGCTGATTGGGGTTTACCAACGGCCGATTGTATTACAGCAATTCGTGCGATCGCACCAGATGTACCATTAATCGCTTCGGGTGGGTTGCGTCATGGCTTGGATGTCGCAAAAGCGATCGCACTGGGAGCAGATATCGCTGGTTTAGCAATGCCATTTTTGCAAGCAGCAGCTTTATCCGAAGCCGCAGTGAAGGATTTAGTTGAGGTATTAATTGCTGAAATTACAACAGTTTTATTCTGTACTGGTAACGCAACTTTAGAACAATTAAAGCTTTCTGGAAGTTTACAACGGATACAATAG